In a single window of the Coregonus clupeaformis isolate EN_2021a chromosome 10, ASM2061545v1, whole genome shotgun sequence genome:
- the LOC121543265 gene encoding sialic acid-binding Ig-like lectin 15, translating into MLLAQLFSLFSVITGTLSHQWSMTVPPVVNGTIGGDVVLPCSFTHPQQQDYSKDITVQWIARQFHDMTFFQCKVTNVTNGGLNECSVADQSQRFSVKGDPKQRDLSLLIRDLAVTDNGVYFCRVELDFYWLSGKWQTPSGTQLNIVAKAQIISLFWVEASSGPGNGSLRCVVEGNPPPTITWFSSSKSKIDPGVSTIETHPFQWTSCIPYFAQEVYTCMAENSLGRAERRFPPGPTALTVALSVCGVLLLLLLLGVALFCLRKRGYLRFCNSEKNKQQSELCTDPAIAVVSESSIYANVSEMESRQSLYKHDSPEDGDVELNMVYSTIQLNNTTQSPQRSSRVPIPDEGVHYAIVNIG; encoded by the exons ATGTTGCTGGCTcaactcttctctctcttctctgtcattACAG GCACCCTCTCACATCAGTGGTCCATGACAGTGCCCCCTGTAGTGAATGGCACCATAGGAGGAGATGTGGTCCTACCCTGCTCCTTCACCCATCCCCAGCAACAAGACTACTCCAAAGACATCACAGTTCAGTGGATTGCCAGACAATTCCATGATATGACCTTCTTCCAGTGCAAGGTGACAAATGTTACTAATGGGGGACTTAATGAATGTTCAGTCGCTGACCAATCCCAGCGCTTCTCAGTCAAAGGAGACCCTAAGCAGagggatctctctctcctcatcagaGATTTGGCGGTCACAGACAATGGAGTATACTTCTGCAGAGTGGAGCTGGACTTTTACTGGCTTAGTGGAAAATGGCAGACTCCCAGCGGCACACAGCTCAATATCGTGG CTAAGGCCCAGATTATCAGCCTGTTTTGGGTAGAGGCGTCCTCCGGCCCAGGCAACGGGAGCCTCAGGTGTGTAGTTGAGGGGAACCCACCACCCACCATCACCTGGTTCTCCTCCTCTAAAAGCAAAATAGACCCTGGCGTCAGCACCATAGAAACCCACCCATTTCAGTGGACCAGTTGTATCCCCTATTTCGCCCAGGAAGTGTACACCTGCATGGCAGAGAACAGCCTGGGGAGGGCAGAGAGACGGTTCCCCCCTGGAcccactgctctgactgtagccctctctgtgtgtggggtcctgcttctgctgctgctcCTTGGGGTGGCTTTATTTTGCCTGAGAAAAAGAG GATACCTGAGATTCTGCAATTCAGAAAAGAATAAGCAGCAATCTGAGTTGTGCACAGATCCTGCTATAG CTGTGGTCAGTGAATCCTCTATCTACGCCAATGTCTCAGAAATGG AAAGCCGACAGTCGTTGTATAAACATGATTCACCAGAGGATGGCGACGTGGAGCTAAATATGGTATACTCAACCATTCAACTGAACAACACCACTCAAT CGCCCCAAAGAAGCTCTCGAGTCCCCATACCAGATGAAG GTGTCCACTATGCTATTGTGAACATAGGGTAA
- the LOC123491690 gene encoding sialic acid-binding Ig-like lectin 15, which yields MDTRSLCRMVNLLLCFMEALGAASNDDGWSMKVQMEVRAMEGYPVVLPCSFTHPHHTLHSSLQVVWRLGHGQGSTVLYHCSSPTGARTCQPSPQQDQRYRMEGNPRDHDLSLRINSAALQDNGRYYCRVEVPGHAHSSYEDKMGTRLRVEAAPRILGLSVEGSEDTGYRAQCRVQGSPLPDVQWLGPDVLLEGSDISPLSQESPGQHHTTSQLRDVLPGQQYTCSASNPLGKDQVTLYVLPPRQVQVSGEAPPLLLLLSLSLGFKVLLLLGMVVWLPQGGGPAWLRCCFK from the exons ATGGACACCCGGTCACTCTGCAGAATGGTGAATCTCCTATTGTGTTTCATGGAAG CCCTGGGCGCTGCTTCTAACGATGACGGCTGGTCCATGAAGGTTCAGATGGAGGTGCGTGCCATGGAGGGCTACCCGGTGGTGCTGCCTTGCTCCTTCACCCACCCCCACCACACGCTGCACTCCTCCCTGCAGGTGGTGTGGCGGCTGGGCCACGGCCAGGGCTCTACGGTGCTCTACCACTGCTCCTCTCCCACCGGGGCCAGGACCTGCCAGCCAAGTCCCCAGCAGGACCAGCGCTACCGCATGGAGGGGAACCCCCGAGACCACGACCTCTCCCTGCGCATCAACAGTGCCGCCCTGCAGGACAACGGACGCTACTACTGCCGCGTGGAGGTGCCCGGACACGCACACAGCAGCTACGAGGATAAGATGGGCACACGGCTTAGAGTGGAGG CTGCCCCACGGATCCTGGGGCTGTCAGTGGAGGGTAGTGAGGACACTGGCTACAGGGCTCAGTGTCGTGTCCAGGGCTCCCCCCTACCTGATGTCCAGTGGCTGGGGCCTGACGTGCTCCTGGAGGGCTCcgacatctctcccctctcccaggagtCCCCCGGGCAACACCACACCACCAGCCAGCTCCGGGATGTCCTCCCTGGGCAGCAGTACACCTGCAGTGCCTCCAACCCCCTGGGGAAGGACCAGGTCACCCTGTACGTGCTGCCCCCCAGGCAGGTGCAGGTCTCTGGGGAGGCCCCTCCTCTTCtgctcctactctccctctccctggggttcaaggtgctgctgctgctggggatGGTAGTCTGGCTGCCACAGGGAGGAGGCCCGGCATGGCTCAGATGCTGCTTCAAATGA